The Flavobacterium sp. M31R6 nucleotide sequence TTAAAAAATGCCCTTTGAGCGCTACGAAGCCTATATCTTCGAATGCACTTCCGATTTCATTTACAAATTTTTGTTTACGTTTCGGGTCGTCCGAAAGGAAATCACGCAAGTCAACACTAGGAATGTTTTGCATATTATGTCTGTATTTAATACTTTAGAAGTTTTAAACTTCTAAAGCACAAAGATAAAAAATAAAACAGATAAGTTATTTTAAAAATTATTGACATTTCAAAATAATATAACAATTTTAAATTAAACTGTTATATTTATTTATCTTTGAGATATAGCAACAAATACTACTAAAAATGAATTTTGATAAAAAAAATCTATCTAACGACACCTTACTAGATCTATATAAAAGAATTCTGAAACCGAGACTGGTAGAAGAAAAAATGTTAATCCTCATCAGACAGGGAAAAGTGTCCAAATGGTTTTCCGGTATAGGACAGGAAGCCATTTCTGTCGGTATTACAGCTGCTTTAGATACAGATGAATATATTTTACCAATGCACCGGAACTTAGGAGTATTTACAGGAAGAGATATTCCATTGCATCGTTTATTTTCTCAATGGCAAGGCAAAGCCAATGGTTTTACCAAAGGTAGAGACCGAAGTTTTCACTTTGGAACACAGCTTTATAAAATTATAGGAATGATTTCGCATCTGGGGCCTCAACTAGGCGTTGCCGATGGAATAGCATTAGCCAATAAATTACAGAAAAACGGAAAAGTAACAGCAGTTTTCACCGGTGAAGGAGCAACAAGTGAAGGAGATTTTCATGAAGCCTTGAATATTGCTGCAGTTTGGGATTTACCAGTTCTATTTATAATTGAAAATAATGGATACGGATTATCTACTCCAACCAACGAACAATACCGTTGCGAAAACCTTGCCGACAAAGGAATAGGCTACGGAATAGAAAGCCACATTGTTGACGGAAATAACATATTGGAAGTTTTTAATTTGTTGACCGAATTAAAAGCTTCGATGGTTGAAAATCCACGTCCAATTTTATTGGAATTCAAAACATTCAGAATGCGAGGCCATGAAGAGGCGAGTGGCACTAAATATGTTCCTCAGGAATTAATGGATTTATGGGCTGCAAAAGACCCTGTAGACAATTACAGAAGTTATTTGTACCAAAATAATATTCTTACCAAAGAACATGATGACGAAATACAACACGAAATCAAAAAAGATATCGATGAAAGTTGGGCTATGGCCAATGCCGAACCAGAAATAGTTCCTACTTACGAAGGAGAATTAAATGATGTTTATCAACCCTATGTCCATGAAGAGTTCCATCCGAATACAGAAGTAGAAAATATTCGATTTATAGATGCAATTTCCATTAGTTTACTACAATCTATGGAACGACATGAAAAATCGGTTATAATGGGACAAGATATTGCAGAATATGGCGGTGCTTTCAAAATAACTGATGGCTTTGTGGCACAATTTGGCAAAGACCGCGTTCGTAATACGCCTATTTGCGAAAGCGCCGTAGTTTCAACCGCAATGGGATTGTCCATTAATGGATATAAAGCGATTGTCGAAATGCAATTTGCCGACTTTGTATCCACAGGATTTAATCCAATCGTAAATTTACTGGCCAAATCACATTACCGCTGGTTGGAAAAAGCCGATGTGGTTGTTAGAATGCCTTGTGGAGGCGGAACTCAGGCGGGACCTTTTCATTCCCAAACCAATGAAGCCTGGTTTACCAAAACTCCAGGTTTAAAAGTCGTTTACCCAGCCTTTCCCTATGATGTCAAAGGTTTGCTCAATGCTTCAATCAACGACCCAAATCCAGTGCTTTTCTTCGAACACAAACAATTATACAGAAGTTTGTCCCAAGACGTTCCTAAAGATTATTACACCATTCCATTAGGGAAAGCCGCTTTATTAAAAGAAGGAAATGATGTTACTATCATCTCTTTTGGAGCTGCAGTCCATTGGGCATTGGAAACATTGGACAAAAACCCTGAAATAAAGGCAGATGTATTGGATTTAAGAACACTTCAACCTTTGGATACCGAAGCGATTTACACCTCGGTTAAAAAGACAGGAAAAGTGATTATTTATCAAGAAGATTCTATGTTTGGTGGTGTTGCCAGCGATATTTCGGCTTTGATTATGGAAAATTGTTTCGAATACTTGGATGCTCCTGTAAAACGCGTAGCGAGTTTGGATTCACCAATTCCGTTTACAAAAGCACTAGAAGATCAGTATTTGCCGAAAGGCCGATTCGAAACGGAATTAAAAGCTCTTTTGGAGTATTAATTTTAAAAAAAAGCATTAGGGCGAGACCCCATTATGGCAAGTGGGCTACTTTTCATATCGCTCATTCGCCCACTAGCCATAATGGGGTCGGGCTATTCGCGCTACTTTGGTAGCTAGCTTCTATCCCTCTCGCAATCCAGTTTTCATAACAAAATTTATTGGAATTTCATCTTTACCAAAGACTCATAAAAAAGAGGTTGTCTAAATAGATATAGACAACCTCTTTTGGTTGAAATAAACACAAAATTCATCAACTCGCAAACAGAAGAATAAGCAACTGTGCCACTAATATCCTGCTGATAGTTACTAACGGATAAACAGTAGCATATGATTGATTAGGTATATCAGAATCTAAATATTTGGTACTAAAAGCCAATGCAGCTGGATCGGTATAAGAGCCGCTCATGATACCCACCATTTGATAAAAATTAAGCTTGAACACAAATCGGCTGATTAATACCAAAAGTGTCAAAGGTATAAAAGTAATGTAGCAACCATAGTATATCCACATCCATCCATCATTTGCTATAAAATTATCATAAAAACCATGACCCGCTTTAATTCCAACAGCTGCAAAGAATAAACAAATACCGAAATCTTTCATGAAATGAATTGCACCATTATTGATATACGAATGAATTACACCAACGCCACCATAACGACTTATAAATAAAGCGGCCAAAAGAGGTCCCGCAGCCAATCCCAATTTTAGGGGAACAGGCAAAGATGGAATCATAATAGGAATAGATCCAATAATAACTCCAAAAATCAATCCTCCAAAAAGAGAAAGAAAATCAGGTTCTAAAAGTATTTTTTTTGAATTTCCTATAATATTTTCAGCTTCTTGAATTGCTTCTTTACTGCCGACTACCAATAAAGTATCTCCATAATAAAGTTCCAATGTAGGCTGTGCTAAAATTTCTAATCCAGAACGAACTACACGAGTAACTTTTAACCCAAATTGATTGTATAAATCCAATTGTGCCAATGTTTTATGAGTAGCTGTTTTTTTAGTTACACTAAGGATTTTGGTTGTAACATCATCTTCAGATTCAATAAATAAATCCGTTGAT carries:
- a CDS encoding thiamine pyrophosphate-dependent enzyme gives rise to the protein MNFDKKNLSNDTLLDLYKRILKPRLVEEKMLILIRQGKVSKWFSGIGQEAISVGITAALDTDEYILPMHRNLGVFTGRDIPLHRLFSQWQGKANGFTKGRDRSFHFGTQLYKIIGMISHLGPQLGVADGIALANKLQKNGKVTAVFTGEGATSEGDFHEALNIAAVWDLPVLFIIENNGYGLSTPTNEQYRCENLADKGIGYGIESHIVDGNNILEVFNLLTELKASMVENPRPILLEFKTFRMRGHEEASGTKYVPQELMDLWAAKDPVDNYRSYLYQNNILTKEHDDEIQHEIKKDIDESWAMANAEPEIVPTYEGELNDVYQPYVHEEFHPNTEVENIRFIDAISISLLQSMERHEKSVIMGQDIAEYGGAFKITDGFVAQFGKDRVRNTPICESAVVSTAMGLSINGYKAIVEMQFADFVSTGFNPIVNLLAKSHYRWLEKADVVVRMPCGGGTQAGPFHSQTNEAWFTKTPGLKVVYPAFPYDVKGLLNASINDPNPVLFFEHKQLYRSLSQDVPKDYYTIPLGKAALLKEGNDVTIISFGAAVHWALETLDKNPEIKADVLDLRTLQPLDTEAIYTSVKKTGKVIIYQEDSMFGGVASDISALIMENCFEYLDAPVKRVASLDSPIPFTKALEDQYLPKGRFETELKALLEY